AGTTATATCCCGGCCCAGGCCTCGGAAACGCACCGAGGCACATATTCGCAAAAACGTTCTTGCGCTAGGATCGTTCGTAAAAACAGATTCTAGCCAATCTTGCTGACGTTCATATCATTAGCGAAAGCGGCTGGCCAATTCGAAGCAGCATTTACGAaaggaaagctttgtgaatttgaaTACAGAGCTCCtatatacatttaaaaaaaaaacacctaggTTGGAATAGTTCGTAAGCGAAAACTCCAACCAATGGTCGAGCTGGCATATTCTTTACAAAAACGGCCGGGTAATGGCAAAGAGCACTCGCTAAacaaaagcttcgtgaattcgccCCCAGATTTCCCCGAGCGGCATTTGCCCGTCGCTCGAATCTAACGGAACACGCTCCGCTCAACTCAATCGTTCTGCCTGCGCAGGCGACGGGGACGTGTGGCGCTCTCACCGCGATGGCCACCCGCCAGCGTCACACCGCCACTGCCGGCCCCGGCAGACGTAATCAACACTCACAGAATCAGCGCCAGAGAGAGAACCAACGCTCGCGACGCACACCACCGCACGGGAGCAATGACGAGTACGAGCGCCGCTACGACAGGGACGGGGCCGACGACACTTTCGACGGGAACGTAATGCCGTGGCCGGGCATAGTGCCGCCGCCGTTCCTCTATCTGCCGCCTCCCATGGTTGGCTTCCCTGAGCTGATGTCTCCGTTCAGTCCCTACGGCTCTATCGTCGACGAAAACACGGACATCTTGGACGCCTACTACGCGGCCGAGTACGCGGGTGCGAGCGCTTTCGACTTGCAGGACGAACCTGTCCTTTACGATTACGACGTTGACGTACAGCAGCACATTGACTACGCTCGGTTCCTGCACGCTTCGATGGCGCGAGGACTCGACGTCGGTGAGAGAGCGGACGAAGAAGACAGCGGCACGGGCGAGCCGCACCCCGGAGTTGCCGACGGGGACGACTCGCCGCGCCACGTTATGAGCAGAGGCGGCTGTGGCGACGCCCAGGAGGCCCCGGAGCCCGTCTTCCAAGAACCCTGGGAAGAACTTCCGGACGACTACTATGGTCCCGTGGTGACCAGCTACGGCACCGTGTCCGTGATTCTGCAAGATTCCATACGTGTCGACATCGCGACGGACGGCTCCGTGCGGGTCGTCAACTTCGCCATGCACTGCACGGCGGCGATCAACTCCTCGGGCGACTCGAGCTGCGTGTGCCACCCGTGCGGCCGCGTGCTTCAGGAGGGCGAAAACGTGGACATGGTCTCGGGCACCAGGTTGGCCAAGGTCTCCAGCCGCGGAGTGACATTCACGGCGCTCAACCACGGACTCGTCTATCTGGTCGACGCTTCGGGTACCAAGTCGACCACCGAGCGATTCCGGAACCTCTTCTACGACCTCCCGCTGAGCGTGTTCCACTCCAACCAGGAACAGGGTACCGAGCGCTTCCGCGAGTGTTTCCGCCTGGTGAGAGAGGCGAGGCAGAGAAGCACACGAAACGGCGATGAAATCTGGCTGGTCGGTAGCGTCCGTATCAAGCAGACGCCGTGGGGAGACGTCCAGGTGTCACGTGACTCGGGCAGGCGGGTCGTCTGGACCTCGCCCACTGCCGGAACCATCTCGGTGGCCACACCGCTCGTGAAAATCGCTTTGAGCGTCGACCCCTCTAGATTCTTTTTCGTGAAgatgggacaaaagaaaatcAGCGCCAGTGCAGAGGCGTTCACGGTGAGAAATGGCAGCCAGAGCGCCGGCTTCGACAATCAGGGCCGTGTCACTCTACCCTGACAGCACTTTGTCGGACCCtaagctctgaaaaaaaaaaactgtacattTCTCCTGGACAGGCTTCATGAAATTGACTCCATCCCCCATCcccccatccccctcccccccccccaaaaaaagaaagaacatttccTTGTTTGTTCAAAGTGGACAGACAGCTCAAAGCTCAAAATGGACGAACTGTGATGAAGCTCGCATCATTTTCACGTACAGTCATACTGTACTTCTGACAGCTATAGGGACCCTGAGCAAGGAAGACAAAAAGTCGACTATGATTTGAAAGTGAGGTCGCCGCCCGTTTCATCCAAGACATTAAGACCATCGCACAACATGTCATCCGTGTGCTTAACGACAGTGATTGCTTAATTGGCGATGACATCGACGCTATTTGACTGCTAGCAATCAAGAAAATTTTGAGAAGGTCGGTAAGGACATGTAGGATTGCATCGGAAGCCAAGGCAGAGCCGGAAGTCGCGTGACGCTGCGCGGGGGAATTCCTGACACATCGCGGCGTGTATGGCGGGGCTGCCTGAGTAGTCTTGGTAGCCCGAGTAAGGTGGACAGCTCCTTTACTCGATTAAATTGCAAACTGCTTTGAACCGTGCACCCTTAGTCGATCACCGCTCACTGAGCAAATGATATCAATAAAGGGCGCCACGTTCTCTCCTCATCAGATACAGAGCACAGAGCAGTGTTGCTTACGCTGCAGCCGTCATAATAATGTGAAGTGCGCTCGACCAATGCTTGTAAAAATGTTGACACAAATGTAGCACAACTGCGCGACATAGATACTTTAGCGCGAAATTTTGGTCACGTAGCTAACCTGTGTAAAGAAGACGTACCACTAACTCGCTGGCATTCAGCGACAGCTATACAGCTTTAATTTCATAAGCCGAAAATTCTCGGCCGAGAATTTTCTCTGCGTATGTAGAGAAATGTATTTCTCTACGCTCTGGAGCGTAGAGAAATACATTTTAACTTGGAATTACAGCGGTTTGGTACTTAATTGCGTAACTCGATATGGTGCTTCGATGCAGTAACGAAAAAAAAGTCGCGCAAGAATTCTCGATTATCTTTTTACTGCCCGATTTTCCATGtggaaataagtaaataaataaataaataaataaataaataaataaataaataaataaataaataaataaataaataaataaattggaagAATAAGCACCAGGGCGCGCTCCTCGTTAACAACGGCACCACTGTCTACTCGGTAAAATGTTATAGGCTACTTTAAAGAAGCAGCACGAACTTTTTCTGCGTAGCGCTTAGTATGTGGCACTGTATATCGGCGATCTGGGCAAGTGGGACTGCTGCTGACGAAGGCATTCCCGCGCCAACTCGAAGTAACCTGTCCTCGCATTTTTCGAGTTGCTTCCTTTCCATGCACTCAATACGGACGGTGCCACGTGCGTTCTGTTGTGTCTTCTTGATTGATGTATTCCCGGCGAAGCTTACCTCGTCGCTGCTTACCGAGGCAGCGACTCGTCGAATACTCCATCGTTAGTTCCTCTACAGGCTTGTTGCACGAGGTCTTTCAAGGAAAGCTTGCGAAGGAAAAATTACGAGAAGTGACAAACGTGCAGTTTGGGGCAGTGGTTACAGCAATGCTATAGATAGGAGTTTTCATCCTGCCATAATACCGTCCTTCTATGTGATTTATCTTTTCGCATGCTTGTTAATAATGCCAAATATACGACGCATGGGATAAGCATAGAGCAGCGTAGTTTAGAGCTTGCTGTTGTAATTCATACTTCTTAATTGACATACTTCGCCGACCCTCTCCATCCTAAACGCGGTCACAACCGCTCACTCGCTTCTCTCCTTACTTTTCAACGCGCGCAGGAAAGAAGTAGTTCAGTAATTTACTCAGTGTATTTCATATGATTCTCGTTGCTTGATGCGGTTccacaaataaatatagcacctaCGCGATGAGCACTCCGCGAAGGCTGCTTCATACGAAGAAGCGCCAAGAGAGAATACGCACTGCAGGACGGGCTTCCGTTGTAAACTGTTCATTCATCTTGTCACTTTCAGTGTATAATAACCACCAGACCCTCGACAAAAGCTACTATTGTGGCCATATGCCGAAGTTGTTAAGATCAGCATCAATGTACCTCCTCTAACCATTACCTCGAGTGGCCAGACACTGGGGAAAATGCTAACAAAACTCAAATTGCAAAGAAATACGACGCTAAAGGAAGGAAAAATTATGGATCCATTAGCTTGTAGCGTACATGTTGCAACATACGGTGAGCGAAACGTTTACTAAGGCGACATCGACCAGGGTTAATCAGCAGTAGCCGCCTTCCCATGAAGATGATGTGTGAATGGaggcgcctgtgacgtcacgtgatgttCTGCGCCTCGCGGATCAAGTGGCGCTGCGGCTTTATAAGTCAACGCCAAGCAGGATCCAGGGGAAGTCTGCTGTGACACATTGCGGTAATCGGGCGTGCGTGAGGCGCGCTCATGGCCGAGGTCTAGGTTAATCGGCCAGCGCTCGGCAACGAATGCAGGAAGGGCGGGACAAATTAGTTCATAATGTCGAATTCATTCCCTGTGCGCGAAGTCTGTTGTAGTACGTTAAGTTCGTCATTAAATGTAGTGTTTTACTTTCGTCAAGCGCTGCCTCTTCATGGATGAAGACTTGGACTTCCCAGTGCCATTAGCAACTTACGCAGGTGTATATTACAGCACTTGCGCTTATCACGACGAAAATACCCGGGCCCGACCAAGGGATTAGATAAATCAGAAGAATGTCATTTACGAAGATACCAAAGCATGTCATTTAATAACCCAGCCAAGCTACATGCTACTGAGCCACAATCCTTTTCGGCCGAatgtaaattctgcgggcagaaagcagatttgtaccatatggtatgggcctgccaggctaatagtgctttaaaagctatatacaacagccaacgtgggaagtATGGGAGGCAGCCAtgtccagctcaaccctcgaggactagcgagccctcgtggaaagagctagggcggtggccttagccaacggaattccggaataagaataagaataattagtagtagtagtagtagtagtagtagtagtagtagtagtagtagtagtagtagtagtagtagtagtagtagtagtagtagtagtagtagcagtagtagtagtagtagtagtagtagtagtagtagtagcagtagcagtagtaatTGTTGCATTTTCCCCCGTCTTCTTTCTCTTGCTTCTACGGGGCCATGCACTCTCCCGTTGTGGGAGTGTAGCGGTACACGGTTTCAGCGGCTGAAATGCTCACTCAACTAAATTTGCCCgagctttcattgcggcgaaaaGTGGCTAGACTAAAATTTACTTATTCAATGAAACAAAACTGTTTCGAATTTGAGACTCAAATGTATATACAAAACAGAATGTCTCAGATTTCACGGTCCATTAGATCTAGCCACGGGGACCAATATATACCCATACCTGCAAAGGTAGGCGCATTTAAGTACTCCCTCTTTCCAAAAACGATTGAAGATCTGAATGCGCTACCACATAGAATAACCAAAAGTGATTATCCAGAACAGTTTGAAAAATCGGTAGTAGCCTATTATGATTCTATTTAGGTATGCTCAAATATTATTAGCATCTTTGTGAGAGATGCGCGGCATGTGTAATATGAAATGATTCGAAATGGTTCTACGTGATGTTGACGAAGTTCTCATGTATGATGTTGAAAATTTGGTTTTGTATGGTACAGCTGTTGCTTGTATTGTTCGCAGCCTCTATTGCATTGCTCATTGAAGATATCTGCAGATATGCTTGTGTAAGATCGGCATTAATTAAGCAGGCATGTTGTATTTTCTGGTTTGATTTGTGTAGCGCTCATGTCTGTAGCGACCTTTGAAGCTTATTTTATAACTCCACTTTGTATCGGCCTTCGAGGCAAACAATATCactaagtaaataaaataaataaatgagtagcCTGTCACAAAACGAATACACAGAATGGTTGCTAGTCAGCGCAAGTGTATGCCGTCTCCCTTGTACCGTTGTAAGTTCCGTTCCTTCGCAACATGTAGCATTGAAAGCTGCGAAATTTCACGAGTATGTTTATCGTGCTATATAATATTTTAATGCCTTGTAGCCAATCCACGTTTCTTTTCCCTATGTGTCTTACACCCGAGAGCTTGTACGCTTACACCATACTGGTCCTACATGCACACAGGTTCTGAAAGTTTCACGAATCAGAGTGCGTGCGCGAGCGAGTCTTGCTTTTGCGGTAGCAgacgataataaaaaaaaaacccataAAACTCGCGGTGGCTAGGTGAATTGTTTTAGTTTTCATGTTGTGACTTTTAAGCAAAGACAGCTGTATAGAAAAAAACACAAGTTTTTGACCTGAATTGTTTTCATTTGTGAAACAAAAAGCTTGAACCTTATTAGCTAGACGGCTGTTTCCGTAAGACCATTCCGCGACGGTTGACGAGCGAGAAAATTCTGTGCGATATTTCGTATAGGCTCGAACGAAGCCGGCCACATTCGTGGCGCTGATTGGACATGAAGTACCTTTATTGCATCGAGGCCTGGCAAGAGTTTCAAAAACTTTCTATGAGCTCTCCCTCGTATACGCGTCCTATACAGGCTACCTGGCCACCAAGGACTCTTTCTAAATGAAATGGAAATGACCGGCTCCTTGGCGTGGCTTCTCTTACCGGACCGCATGGTTTTATACTAGCGACCATAAGACTTATCACAACAGCTTGCTTGCAGGTGTATTATTCTTCTGACTGCAAACTCTGATCTGATATCGTTACACTTACTATCCCATTGGAGCAGAAAATTCTGGAAAACACTAGAGGTGCAAGTGACACTCAGGGTACCAAGCTGTCATGTTTCGcaactaaatttttatttgcACAGGTTTGGTTTAGCGCTCTGTTCGTTGTGTCTGTTTTGTAATAATAATGAAACAATAgatccttttttgttttttttgtcggCGCTTCTCCTTCCCGAAGTAAAGGGCGTTGGAAGTTCCACTGTGTCAGCTTGGCCTGTCACTGAATGTTCCTGCTAGAAAGAGAAAAAGCTGTACAATGAAATACAAGGAATCTAGCCGGCGTATAGTATGTAGCCGGCGTATAGTATGCATACAGAATGCCTTACATGCTACTCTGCATCCGGAGGAGAACAGAGACAGAAATTCCCTAGGGGGAGAATGGCgggaaaagaaagacgaaaggCATGACCATGGAACCACCTTTCCGCTTCTAACGCCGCCATCACCGAGATCGACAGCTTGCCATTCATGAAGCCTTTGCTAAGATGTTTTTCTTTACTTGTTGTAACtgtattttttctctcttttactGTGCAAATATTTGTATTTACCACTACTTCCTGCAATGCCCTCGGGCCCTGGAAGtacgctaaataaataaataaataaataaataaataaataaataaataaataaataaataaataaataaataaataaataaataaataaatcatggcACGTAGAGGTGTGGCAAATATGATGGCCTTGACATCATATGTCAACATCATATTCAAGACATTGACATTTATGCCTGAAGGAATGAGAAGATAAAATTTAAAGGTTATGTTTTTGTAGTGTTCTCTTTTGGAAGATTCAAAATGTGGCACACATAGAGGAAGGTATGTGATGTCATATAAAACTTCATTAGCCACTTCCGTTAGCTGAATTGCTAACATTATTGTTGTACTTTGTATTTATTTCTCTGTTTGAGTAGCTACTTCTTGTTTCAGGGAAATTGTATCAGTCATGTTTGACTGTTCAATGACAGCCTCTATTTTCTGCTCTCCATTTCATTTGTAGAAGTTTAAATGTATATTCAAGTAATGGTTTTTGGCATTCGCCACTCTATCTTGGTTAATCCCCCTTAGTAGGTGCGTGCAATAGTTCGAGgccttcaccatcatcatcatttgaGCCTATAAGGgtgtgcccttttttttttctgtatcacTTTACCACCTAGTTGgtggcctatcccccacagtgggtttgtACGATTGAATAAGGGAggcatcatcaacatcatcatcatcgtcgtcgttgtcgtcatcgttctcgtcgtcgtctgctacgcAGGCCGTTTGTGTACGCGAGCAAAGTCGTACTAGCTGAAGACTTTCCTGGAACATCGCCGAGCCTGGTAAGTGCCGTTCGAATTGAACACAATTACCTTGTCACCGTACGTATCAGGAAGAGAGCGTCACTTCTCTGCGTCGGGTCTATTAAATCGACGCCAGGACCAGAAGTTCCTTCCACTTGCCTTACGCGCCCTTTATCATATGACGAGGTTCGCGAGGCCTAGCCAAATCTCGGCATTTAGCGCGGCACAACTCAGAAATGCCCATAAGGAAGTTGATGTCGTTTGTCGCGTTCGCCATTCAACACCATTTGGCAGGATGATAACGCTGAATCAGTAGACAGGACTGAAACTTCATACGTCTTACGTCATGTTTGCGATGAAGGGAGGTGCGTAACCCGCATCTTGCCCTCTTATGTTCTGTCTTGATACTTGCTGAGTTAGAGACCTTATACTAATTACTAAAGTTAACTATAGAACTTGGCAATTGATTCAAATGGTTTAACTTTGAATTTTATTGTCAGATGTCCCCCTCTCTTCGGGTTTTTTATGTGGGTTTGTAAAGTACTAAACTCACGTGGTATAgttaaaaataataaatgaaacgGCAGCTAGTGTATAGACCGAAATAAACGGAAACACTAAAATTTGGTTAATCGAGGCACCTCTGCGCATCAATTCATTCAAGCTTTTTCTAACTTCCCAAGGCTTCAAAAGGTTTAAACAGCTTTAGTGTTGACGTTGTGATTGCAAATTATTTCCATGACCTGTTTGGAGACAGCGtgcagggatatatatatatatatatatatatatatatatatatatatatatatatatatatatatatatatatatataaatatatatatatatatatatatatatatatatataaatatatatatatatatatatatatatatatatatatatatatatatatatatatatatatatatatatatatatatatatatatatatatatatatatatgtgctaaATTCTATGCAAACGTCACGCTAATGACCGAAATTTCCACACAGGAAATGAAGTACGTGAAGTGTTATT
This Dermacentor albipictus isolate Rhodes 1998 colony chromosome 1, USDA_Dalb.pri_finalv2, whole genome shotgun sequence DNA region includes the following protein-coding sequences:
- the LOC139054709 gene encoding uncharacterized protein, encoding MASSISYPAHCRHVNFFSSPREAVQKRCSPRCNQFKLLHGAPLGLATGTCGALTAMATRQRHTATAGPGRRNQHSQNQRQRENQRSRRTPPHGSNDEYERRYDRDGADDTFDGNVMPWPGIVPPPFLYLPPPMVGFPELMSPFSPYGSIVDENTDILDAYYAAEYAGASAFDLQDEPVLYDYDVDVQQHIDYARFLHASMARGLDVGERADEEDSGTGEPHPGVADGDDSPRHVMSRGGCGDAQEAPEPVFQEPWEELPDDYYGPVVTSYGTVSVILQDSIRVDIATDGSVRVVNFAMHCTAAINSSGDSSCVCHPCGRVLQEGENVDMVSGTRLAKVSSRGVTFTALNHGLVYLVDASGTKSTTERFRNLFYDLPLSVFHSNQEQGTERFRECFRLVREARQRSTRNGDEIWLVGSVRIKQTPWGDVQVSRDSGRRVVWTSPTAGTISVATPLVKIALSVDPSRFFFVKMGQKKISASAEAFTVRNGSQSAGFDNQGRVTLP